In Balaenoptera acutorostrata chromosome 12, mBalAcu1.1, whole genome shotgun sequence, a single window of DNA contains:
- the LOC130709429 gene encoding mitoregulin-like, whose amino-acid sequence MVDVLERLLQLSVLVAFTSGVLLAWQASWLQRCYLDWRRKRLQVKLAATQKKLDLACDSVWPLHLICGAPAPASLPSYFLPTVLGSSQSHLLKMDIENWARKKNQNKDVA is encoded by the coding sequence ATGGTGGACGTGCTCGAGAGGCTGCTGCAGCTGTCTGTGTTGGTGGCCTTCACCTCTGGAGTGCTCCTAGCCTGGCAGGCGAGCTGGCTGCAGAGGTGCTACCTGGACTGGAGAAGGAAGAGGCTGCAGGTCAAGCTGGCAGCGACACAGAAGAAGCTGGACCTGGCCTGTGACTCTGTGTGGCCACTTCACCTCATCTGCGGGGCTCCTGCCCCAGCAAGCCTGCCCTCATACTTTCTGCCCACAGTACTGGGCTCTTCCCAGAGTCACTTGTTGAAGATGGATATAGAGAACtgggcaagaaaaaaaaaccaaaataaggaTGTAGCCTAG